From a single Pseudorasbora parva isolate DD20220531a chromosome 15, ASM2467924v1, whole genome shotgun sequence genomic region:
- the cd164 gene encoding sialomucin core protein 24, translated as MFWRLFFVTLLLTLLGSMTRQDFMTDEDCSSLMNCDACENVTSCQWMNCTEQSLNSTLSATSLTNITNVPKCVNGSVENQTANCISMNCQEQPTNSSVSPTSLTNITSAPTIVNSTTTASTSAPTTNATATNVTTTVTPTASPSKTSTFDAASFIGGIVLVLGLQAVIFFLYKFCKSKDRNYHTL; from the exons ATGTTTTGGAGACTTTTCTTCGTGACATTATTACTAACCCTCTTGGGATCAATGACAAGACAGGACTTTATGACGG ATGAAGACTGTAGTTCGTTGATGAATTGTGATGCATGTGAAAATGTGACTTCCTGCCAGTGGATGAACTGCACAG AACAATCACTGAACTCAACATTGAGCGCCACCAGCCTCACGAACATTACCAATG TACCTAAATGTGTAAATGGCAGTGTTGAGAACCAAACAGCCAACTGCATCAGTATGAACTGCCAAG AACAACCAACAAACTCATCAGTGAGCCCCACCAGCCTCACGAACATCACCAGTG CTCCCACGATAGTCAATTCCACGACAACCGCATCCACTTCAGCTCCGACTACAAACGCGACGGCCACAA ACGTAACCACAACCGTGACACCTACAGCTTCTCCATCTAAGACGTCCACATTCGATGCCGCCAGTTTCATTGGGGGAATAGTGTTAGTCCTTGGCCTTCAAGCTGTCATCTTTTTCCTTTACAAGTTCTGCAAATCCAAGGATCGCAACTACCACACCCTGTAA